A single Nostoc sp. PCC 7107 DNA region contains:
- a CDS encoding diacylglycerol/polyprenol kinase family protein → MLILIPGLTSIPPLWLQISVVAVWVSLILLVAWVVSRFATDDSEIVRKIVHIGTGNVILLAWWLDIPAEVGVTASILASIVTLLSYRLPILPGINSVGRRSLGTFFYAVSFGILVGWFWHLQQPQYAAIGIMVMTWGDGLAALVGQRFGQHKYKVFGVNKSWEGSLTMTLASYMVSSLILLGVQGNIWQIWVVSLAVAIASTGLEAISFLGIDNLTVPLGSAGLAFVLMQLLLANLG, encoded by the coding sequence TTGTTAATTCTGATTCCTGGTTTAACGTCAATTCCACCTTTGTGGCTGCAAATTAGCGTAGTTGCAGTTTGGGTGTCGCTGATTCTCCTAGTTGCATGGGTGGTCAGTCGCTTTGCAACTGATGATTCAGAAATAGTCAGGAAAATAGTGCATATTGGTACTGGCAATGTGATCTTGCTGGCTTGGTGGCTAGATATCCCGGCTGAAGTGGGTGTTACAGCTTCGATTTTAGCGAGTATTGTGACTTTGTTATCTTATCGATTGCCAATTTTGCCAGGGATTAATAGTGTGGGTCGCCGAAGTTTAGGAACGTTTTTTTATGCTGTGAGTTTTGGCATCTTAGTTGGGTGGTTCTGGCATTTGCAACAACCCCAATACGCAGCGATTGGAATTATGGTGATGACCTGGGGAGATGGTTTAGCCGCATTAGTAGGTCAACGCTTTGGTCAACATAAGTATAAAGTTTTTGGGGTAAATAAAAGCTGGGAAGGCTCTTTGACTATGACGTTAGCCAGCTATATGGTTAGTAGTTTGATTTTGCTGGGTGTGCAAGGAAATATATGGCAAATTTGGGTGGTATCATTGGCTGTGGCGATCGCATCTACTGGTTTAGAAGCTATTTCCTTTTTGGGTATTGATAATTTAACCGTTCCTTTAGGTAGTGCCGGTCTAGCCTTTGTATTAATGCAATTATTGTTAGCTAACTTAGGCTGA